One Pseudobacteriovorax antillogorgiicola genomic region harbors:
- a CDS encoding NAD(P)(+) transhydrogenase (Re/Si-specific) subunit beta translates to MTIASIIEFIYILAAIAFIFGLKMLSKAETARQGNLVSSIGMLMAVVATLVHQNVLSYQWIIAGGVIGASIGAIGAFRVKMTGMPEMVALFNGFGGAASLLVGLGEILSPGNISLIAISASYLAILIGSVTLTGSIIAWAKLAERMNTGAIFFKGQKYVNGLVATLLLVGGAIAVGALPHAMEIFLGLTALALVFGLLLVLPIGGADMPVVIALLNSYSGIAASAAGFAIGNNVLIVAGSLVGASGLILTNIMCKSMNRSLASVLFASLSDAPGKKKSEFQGEARPINASDAYLMLEAARSVLFVPGYGMAVAQAQHTINELAQALESNGCDVRFAIHPVAGRMPGHMNVLLAEASVPYEKLVEPEDVNPLMEQVDVTVVVGANDVVNPASRTDEHSPLFGMPIIDVDRAKSCLVLKRSLKPGFAGVDNPLFFGSGTRMLLGDAKHSLGALVSEFKM, encoded by the coding sequence ATGACCATAGCAAGCATCATAGAGTTTATCTATATTTTAGCTGCAATCGCTTTTATTTTCGGCCTTAAGATGCTGAGTAAAGCCGAAACAGCAAGACAAGGAAACTTAGTGTCGAGCATTGGGATGCTAATGGCCGTGGTTGCAACCCTTGTTCATCAAAATGTTCTTTCCTATCAGTGGATCATTGCAGGAGGGGTCATAGGCGCAAGCATCGGTGCTATCGGAGCGTTTCGTGTAAAGATGACTGGAATGCCTGAAATGGTGGCTCTGTTCAATGGCTTTGGTGGTGCTGCGAGTCTTCTGGTTGGCCTGGGAGAGATTCTTAGCCCTGGTAACATAAGCCTCATCGCCATAAGTGCAAGTTATCTCGCGATTCTTATTGGATCTGTAACTTTAACGGGGAGTATCATCGCCTGGGCAAAACTTGCAGAACGCATGAATACGGGCGCCATATTCTTTAAAGGCCAGAAGTATGTGAATGGCTTGGTCGCAACCTTACTCTTAGTGGGGGGAGCGATTGCAGTTGGAGCATTGCCTCATGCAATGGAGATATTTCTCGGGCTCACAGCACTCGCGTTAGTCTTTGGTTTGCTGCTGGTATTGCCGATTGGTGGTGCAGATATGCCGGTTGTTATTGCCCTACTAAATAGTTACTCAGGTATCGCAGCTTCCGCAGCGGGGTTTGCTATTGGCAATAATGTGTTGATTGTTGCCGGTTCATTAGTAGGAGCCAGTGGCCTCATCCTGACGAATATTATGTGTAAGTCCATGAACCGTTCCCTGGCAAGCGTTCTGTTTGCTAGCCTTAGCGATGCTCCAGGCAAGAAGAAGTCTGAATTTCAAGGTGAAGCTCGGCCGATCAATGCTTCCGACGCCTATCTCATGCTAGAGGCAGCTCGATCAGTTCTTTTTGTTCCTGGTTATGGGATGGCAGTAGCACAAGCTCAGCATACAATCAACGAGCTTGCTCAGGCTCTTGAGAGCAATGGTTGCGATGTGAGATTTGCGATCCATCCAGTCGCCGGCCGAATGCCTGGTCATATGAATGTGCTGCTTGCAGAGGCTAGTGTTCCTTACGAGAAGCTCGTTGAGCCTGAAGATGTAAACCCCCTTATGGAGCAAGTGGATGTTACAGTCGTTGTGGGTGCTAACGATGTGGTAAATCCAGCATCGAGAACCGATGAACACTCACCTCTCTTTGGAATGCCTATCATCGACGTGGACCGTGCCAAGTCTTGTCTTGTACTGAAGAGAAGCTTGAAGCCGGGCTTTGCAGGGGTAGATAACCCATTATTTTTTGGTAGCGGGACGCGAATGCTGCTCGGAGATGCGAAGCATAGCCTCGGAGCCTTAGTTTCAGAATTTAAAATGTAA
- a CDS encoding NAD(P) transhydrogenase subunit alpha, translated as MLLLFVFALSIFLGFELISKVPSQLHTPLMSGSNAISGIAIVGAIFAAGHTSNPDLKTYLGFFAVLAATINVVGGYLVTDRMLKMFRVERRDSQ; from the coding sequence ATGCTTCTTCTATTTGTATTCGCTCTTTCTATCTTTCTAGGTTTCGAACTCATATCAAAAGTCCCTTCACAGCTCCATACCCCGCTAATGTCGGGTTCGAATGCCATATCGGGTATCGCGATTGTTGGCGCTATTTTCGCTGCTGGTCATACGAGTAACCCCGATCTAAAAACCTACCTCGGCTTCTTTGCTGTTCTTGCAGCCACTATCAATGTTGTCGGCGGCTACTTGGTTACCGACCGTATGCTAAAAATGTTCCGTGTTGAAAGGAGGGATTCCCAATGA
- a CDS encoding NAD(P) transhydrogenase subunit alpha: MNKVLVFKSQDDKDPRVPLLPEEARKLCQLGCKVWVAAGLGSSLGISNEDYEAEGCDITSAPTEVLDEIDIVLSLGPPSPDMAAAYKAHHVHIGSLNAFQNGDQVREWQDRGFTTIALDFIPRTTIAQKMDVLSSQANLVGYSAVIVACYNLNKLAPMMMTPSGTIQPARFFILGAGVAGLQAIATARRLGARVDAYDPRPDVEEQVKSLGARFIQIKLGETGQTKDGYAKALKSDQIREQQIAMAEYCASSDVVITTAQVFGKKAPKLITREMIERMPHGSVIVDGAVESGGNVEGSIADGLVKVHGVTIIGYRNLACRVAHDASQMHSNNLVNFLSHFWVPDSQAFAFNPADEIIQASMVTHQGNIVSHRLNLH, encoded by the coding sequence ATGAATAAAGTACTGGTTTTCAAAAGCCAAGACGACAAGGATCCGAGGGTTCCCCTCCTCCCAGAAGAGGCTCGCAAGCTTTGCCAATTGGGCTGCAAGGTTTGGGTAGCAGCGGGCCTAGGTAGCTCCCTCGGAATCTCAAACGAGGATTATGAAGCAGAAGGCTGTGACATCACTTCTGCCCCAACCGAGGTGCTTGATGAAATCGATATTGTTCTGAGTCTCGGCCCGCCAAGCCCTGATATGGCTGCAGCCTACAAAGCTCACCACGTTCATATCGGCTCTCTCAACGCCTTTCAAAATGGTGATCAGGTGAGGGAGTGGCAAGATCGGGGCTTTACAACGATCGCTCTCGATTTTATCCCAAGGACCACAATCGCTCAAAAAATGGATGTTCTCAGCTCCCAAGCCAATCTCGTAGGTTACAGTGCCGTGATCGTTGCCTGCTACAACCTTAATAAACTCGCCCCTATGATGATGACTCCTTCAGGAACCATCCAGCCAGCGCGTTTCTTCATCCTTGGGGCTGGTGTTGCGGGATTGCAGGCGATCGCCACAGCGAGGCGATTAGGAGCTAGGGTGGACGCCTACGACCCTAGGCCAGATGTAGAAGAGCAGGTGAAATCTCTGGGAGCACGCTTTATTCAGATCAAGCTTGGGGAAACAGGTCAAACAAAAGATGGATACGCCAAGGCCCTAAAGTCTGATCAGATTCGCGAACAACAGATCGCTATGGCAGAATATTGCGCAAGTTCTGATGTCGTTATCACAACCGCCCAAGTCTTTGGGAAGAAGGCCCCAAAGCTGATCACTCGCGAGATGATCGAGCGAATGCCCCATGGTTCTGTAATCGTAGATGGAGCGGTGGAGTCTGGTGGCAATGTAGAGGGCTCAATTGCTGATGGCTTGGTTAAGGTTCATGGCGTGACCATCATTGGTTACCGCAACCTTGCCTGCCGCGTCGCTCATGATGCCAGTCAGATGCACTCGAATAACTTAGTCAACTTCCTGAGTCATTTTTGGGTCCCAGATTCACAAGCGTTTGCATTTAACCCAGCAGACGAAATTATTCAGGCAAGTATGGTGACTCATCAGGGCAATATTGTTAGCCATCGACTTAACCTTCACTGA
- a CDS encoding NrsF family protein, producing the protein MNHRDSQKLIDDLVKDLSQVKSIPTPRTMVMQWAVLIYFAAIAIMLLKGPFRADWYQISLNHPRFTWELLLGLCLPVLGIVSLCLLVRPGRVSQKSWISWGPLIGLGLLTISLMYSLYTPAAEISMIGKRPWCFQETILISIPLFLAGLHFVRRGYPLRPALTGTILGLSSSLPVASLMHIACMYDPIHILQFHFSPVIAFIIIGATVLRLSK; encoded by the coding sequence ATGAATCATAGGGACTCCCAAAAACTTATTGACGATCTGGTAAAAGATCTTTCCCAGGTAAAAAGCATCCCAACGCCAAGGACCATGGTGATGCAGTGGGCTGTATTAATTTATTTTGCTGCAATTGCAATCATGCTGTTAAAAGGCCCATTCCGAGCTGATTGGTATCAAATTAGTCTAAATCACCCACGATTCACCTGGGAGCTTCTATTGGGTCTTTGCCTCCCGGTACTTGGCATCGTGAGCCTCTGCCTCCTAGTCAGGCCAGGCCGCGTCTCTCAGAAGTCTTGGATCTCTTGGGGGCCGCTGATCGGCTTAGGATTACTTACCATTAGCCTAATGTATAGCCTCTACACACCAGCTGCTGAGATATCTATGATCGGTAAGCGGCCGTGGTGCTTCCAAGAAACTATCCTAATAAGCATTCCCTTGTTTCTCGCAGGGCTCCATTTCGTAAGGCGAGGCTATCCGTTGCGACCAGCGCTCACAGGCACCATTCTTGGCTTGAGTTCATCCTTGCCTGTAGCAAGCTTGATGCACATTGCATGCATGTACGACCCTATTCATATCCTTCAATTCCATTTTTCTCCTGTCATAGCGTTTATTATCATCGGCGCCACCGTCCTACGACTCAGTAAATAA
- a CDS encoding RNA polymerase sigma factor encodes MDSTSRGSLMVRAQNGDTEAYNMLLKDLLPMLTGFIESRVGFLGMTDDIVQETLLAVHKARHSYDGQQSFNAWMFAIARYKMVDHIRKASRQTQKFKDVDDIDKLPSIVEREDSYNDQTELVRAALSKLPSKYRDCITLTKIKGHTVEEAAKQLNLSIANVKTRCSRGYKMLYTKLEHLLHES; translated from the coding sequence ATGGATTCTACCTCCCGCGGCTCTCTTATGGTTCGCGCGCAGAACGGAGACACAGAAGCATACAACATGCTACTCAAAGATTTACTTCCGATGCTAACTGGGTTTATAGAAAGCCGTGTGGGCTTTCTCGGTATGACCGATGATATTGTTCAAGAAACACTATTGGCCGTTCATAAGGCTCGACACAGCTATGATGGTCAGCAGAGCTTTAATGCGTGGATGTTTGCTATAGCCCGCTACAAGATGGTAGACCATATACGCAAGGCTTCACGACAGACTCAAAAATTCAAGGATGTTGACGATATCGATAAGCTTCCGTCGATTGTTGAACGTGAGGACTCCTATAATGACCAAACAGAGCTCGTGAGAGCTGCTTTAAGCAAACTACCATCAAAGTATCGCGACTGCATCACGCTGACAAAGATCAAGGGCCACACTGTGGAGGAAGCAGCAAAGCAACTAAACTTGAGCATTGCCAATGTAAAAACTCGCTGCAGCCGTGGTTATAAAATGCTTTATACGAAATTGGAGCACCTTCTACATGAATCATAG
- a CDS encoding bifunctional methionine sulfoxide reductase B/A protein → MLRTYLLLTLFAGTSLSVFAKKPDDATLRSKLSPLQYYVTQEDGTEKPFKNKYWDNKKDGIYVDIVSGEPLFSSKDKYASGSGWPAFTRPLIKDNVVEKVDRSLFMTRTEVRSKGADSHLGHVFDDGPEPTGLRYCINSAAMEFIPKEKLVSRGYGQFANLFAANDTPAAAPAPNMKKSGSESSIKTITVAGGCFWCTEKDFEKKEGVIKAVSGYAGGSVQNPSYKQVSSGRTGHTEVVQVTYDSSKVSTSDLIHYFWTTIDPTVDDQQFCDKGSQYRTAIFYHDDEQKQIAMSTKGKVAKHLGTKIYTEIRALDKFWPAESYHQDYYKKNPVRYKYYRYSCGRDQRLEEIWKAALKS, encoded by the coding sequence ATGCTACGAACATATCTATTGCTAACCCTTTTCGCAGGCACTAGCCTAAGCGTATTTGCTAAAAAGCCAGATGACGCTACCTTGCGCAGTAAGCTGAGCCCTCTACAGTATTATGTGACTCAAGAAGATGGCACCGAGAAGCCCTTTAAAAATAAGTACTGGGATAACAAGAAAGACGGTATCTACGTAGACATCGTCTCTGGAGAACCTCTATTCTCTTCGAAAGATAAGTATGCGTCAGGCAGCGGTTGGCCTGCGTTTACAAGGCCACTCATCAAGGATAATGTTGTAGAAAAGGTCGATCGAAGCCTTTTTATGACCCGCACCGAAGTGCGATCGAAAGGCGCTGATTCCCACTTGGGACATGTATTCGATGATGGCCCTGAGCCCACTGGCTTGAGGTATTGCATCAACTCTGCGGCAATGGAATTTATTCCAAAGGAAAAGCTGGTGTCCCGTGGCTACGGTCAGTTTGCGAATCTTTTTGCGGCAAACGATACACCCGCTGCTGCCCCCGCACCGAACATGAAAAAATCTGGTAGCGAGTCTTCCATAAAAACCATAACTGTGGCAGGAGGCTGTTTTTGGTGCACTGAAAAAGACTTTGAAAAGAAAGAGGGGGTTATCAAAGCTGTATCTGGCTATGCTGGCGGAAGTGTCCAGAACCCTAGTTACAAGCAAGTATCTTCTGGGCGCACAGGACACACAGAAGTGGTGCAGGTCACCTATGATTCTTCAAAAGTTAGTACCAGCGATTTGATCCACTACTTCTGGACAACCATCGATCCTACTGTCGACGATCAGCAGTTTTGTGATAAAGGTAGCCAGTACAGAACTGCGATTTTCTACCATGATGACGAGCAAAAACAGATCGCAATGAGCACTAAAGGTAAGGTTGCTAAACATCTAGGAACTAAAATTTATACCGAAATTCGAGCTTTGGATAAGTTTTGGCCAGCTGAGTCCTATCACCAAGACTATTATAAGAAAAATCCAGTTCGTTACAAATACTACCGCTATAGTTGTGGACGTGATCAGCGATTGGAAGAGATTTGGAAGGCCGCATTAAAAAGCTAG
- a CDS encoding carbohydrate porin, with product MRYSMGRGLFSVLSGALWLTTAAWGAGEFEFNGYLRTGTNYSEGMTKGVCYRENVSAIGNPGRFGNECDNLLEIVGKSYLFGSPNNSQPWVTLNVTGQLFYAGDRSEEAVTSDDPGRLSTGNETIFQFPNTYVEMGNVVGRGSIIWAGRRWYRRLMFYQSDIFTLNNNGNGFGVYDIEVGPGKLHLAVMRRIENREVEDEAGNTSVQAGPSYNTFDARYSTQIGALPIDFIYLHQRTGAKDAYGDSDESYERAQGNLFALFSEYYGAFSNRAYIGYGTGLFGQGADYHIGAGHLSYSGFGLTQTEWEAREEATSFRVINEVGLELIPDELNFNISALYSEVTDIAQEQTDDDGNVTGYEAVDGYNYSIGLKPQYFINKHWSFVIDLAHTMQERDDYTEPHTLNKGTFGTVIRPQIKSMPGAAEFRLYATRASWDKDANYPGDKGSALYGERGSGNTYGVQVDVAW from the coding sequence ATGAGATATTCTATGGGGAGAGGTCTATTCTCCGTGCTTTCTGGCGCGCTGTGGCTTACTACTGCAGCATGGGGCGCCGGTGAATTCGAGTTTAATGGCTACCTTCGAACTGGGACCAACTATAGCGAGGGAATGACCAAGGGGGTTTGCTACCGCGAAAATGTCTCCGCGATCGGCAACCCAGGCCGATTCGGCAATGAGTGCGACAACCTTCTAGAGATTGTTGGCAAAAGCTATTTGTTTGGCAGCCCTAACAACTCCCAGCCATGGGTAACTTTGAACGTTACTGGCCAACTATTCTATGCTGGAGACCGTTCCGAAGAGGCGGTAACTTCCGATGACCCTGGTCGCCTTTCAACAGGCAATGAAACGATCTTTCAGTTCCCCAACACCTACGTCGAAATGGGAAATGTTGTTGGTCGGGGTTCGATTATCTGGGCCGGGCGGCGCTGGTATCGACGCCTGATGTTCTATCAAAGTGATATCTTCACCCTTAATAACAACGGCAATGGCTTTGGCGTCTATGATATCGAAGTAGGCCCCGGTAAGCTGCATCTTGCTGTGATGCGCCGGATCGAGAACCGTGAGGTGGAGGACGAAGCTGGAAATACGAGCGTTCAAGCGGGCCCCAGTTACAACACCTTTGATGCTCGTTACTCGACTCAGATTGGTGCTCTACCGATCGATTTTATTTACCTTCATCAAAGAACTGGAGCCAAGGATGCCTATGGGGATTCCGATGAGTCTTACGAGCGAGCACAAGGCAACCTATTCGCCCTGTTTTCGGAGTACTACGGAGCCTTTTCCAACCGTGCGTACATCGGCTATGGGACCGGCCTTTTTGGTCAAGGGGCGGACTACCACATTGGTGCTGGCCACTTGAGCTACTCTGGCTTTGGCTTGACGCAGACAGAATGGGAAGCCAGAGAAGAAGCAACAAGCTTTCGTGTTATCAATGAAGTTGGCCTTGAACTGATACCAGATGAATTGAACTTCAATATTAGCGCACTCTATTCTGAGGTCACAGATATTGCTCAAGAGCAAACTGATGACGATGGCAATGTAACTGGCTATGAGGCGGTCGATGGCTACAATTACTCCATCGGTTTAAAGCCCCAGTATTTCATCAACAAGCATTGGTCCTTTGTAATCGATCTAGCCCACACCATGCAAGAACGCGATGATTACACCGAGCCACACACTTTGAACAAAGGCACCTTCGGTACAGTGATCCGCCCGCAGATCAAATCTATGCCTGGTGCCGCAGAGTTTCGACTCTATGCAACCCGTGCAAGCTGGGATAAAGATGCTAATTACCCTGGCGACAAGGGATCCGCTCTCTACGGTGAGCGAGGCTCTGGCAATACTTACGGCGTCCAGGTGGACGTTGCCTGGTAA
- a CDS encoding Hpt domain-containing protein yields MMWFLYTLFPQDFSKKLFQTGLAISSIFWIICLATPLKIYSQTVAPFQVFTLLCIVVGFYGLAKAVFHRRPGALVMIAGCILLTATVINDILHSARLINTSYIIGFGIYALVFSQSVVLATIFSKAFRDVEIGQKKIKRLNRQLEDHIINLDAIVDEKTREIRSIMTHIQQGICLVEGEQVKVSSEYSKHMEQIAGSQDIAGQRLVDLIFQDSQISSDLKSQMHSTLHAAIGEDPIAFEANAHLLTHEFKRQIGSSVRTYEIDWNPIEDDQGLIDKFLVAIKDVTSLRTLQEESLQRQNELKLISEIINVPIAKFDSFIISCREFITENREAVARSSAGDREALTKMFRNMHTLKGAARSFSFDELAALAHDTETYYQQLRDQHDTNWNQDKLFQDLDAVEKMIEIYARINAEKLGRSQEETDAIIIDRDIVEENMARLSRMDLESFQDGDRDLIIDLKQLFNNLVYNPLNKVLEEQIHSLGKIASDLGKANPILRIEDPGISFTKPAQELMIRVFTHMFRNSLDHGIELPDFRQNHGKEAQGQLNIKMYLEHGQLKLEYWDDGAGLNLPLIKKTAIRKGLIQGNESYGALEIGEFIFHPGFSTKREVSEISGRGVGMDAMRGFLEDHNAQIDLWIDAAPDSKALGFVPCKFILTLPETYFDIISSQGNATAA; encoded by the coding sequence ATCATGTGGTTCCTCTATACACTCTTTCCACAAGATTTTTCTAAGAAGCTTTTTCAAACAGGCCTAGCTATATCTTCAATTTTCTGGATTATATGCCTCGCAACGCCCTTAAAAATTTATTCGCAAACTGTTGCTCCATTTCAAGTTTTCACTTTATTGTGTATCGTGGTTGGTTTCTATGGGCTTGCAAAGGCAGTATTTCACCGTCGTCCTGGGGCTTTGGTCATGATAGCTGGATGTATCCTGCTAACAGCAACCGTAATCAACGATATCTTACACTCAGCAAGGCTGATTAATACTAGCTACATTATAGGTTTTGGAATCTATGCTCTTGTCTTTAGCCAATCTGTGGTTTTAGCGACTATTTTTTCGAAAGCCTTCCGTGATGTAGAAATAGGCCAGAAAAAAATTAAGAGATTGAATCGGCAGCTTGAAGACCATATTATCAATCTCGATGCTATTGTGGATGAAAAAACTCGTGAGATTCGTTCGATTATGACTCATATTCAGCAAGGGATCTGCCTAGTTGAAGGAGAGCAGGTCAAGGTGAGTTCCGAGTACTCGAAACATATGGAACAGATTGCTGGTAGCCAAGATATTGCAGGACAAAGGTTGGTGGACCTCATATTTCAGGATAGCCAAATTTCCAGCGATCTAAAGAGTCAGATGCATTCAACACTTCATGCAGCAATTGGCGAGGACCCTATCGCTTTTGAAGCCAACGCTCACCTCCTAACCCACGAGTTCAAGCGCCAGATAGGAAGTAGCGTACGCACCTATGAAATCGATTGGAATCCTATTGAAGACGATCAAGGATTGATTGATAAATTTTTGGTTGCTATCAAAGATGTTACAAGCCTTCGGACCCTACAAGAAGAGTCATTACAGAGGCAAAACGAACTGAAGCTCATCAGTGAGATCATCAATGTCCCCATCGCAAAGTTCGACTCCTTTATTATCTCCTGTAGGGAATTTATCACTGAAAACAGAGAAGCAGTGGCTCGGTCGTCTGCAGGCGATCGCGAAGCATTGACCAAGATGTTCCGCAACATGCACACCCTGAAGGGAGCAGCGCGATCATTCTCATTCGATGAACTGGCAGCATTGGCTCATGATACAGAAACCTACTACCAGCAGCTTCGTGATCAGCATGATACCAACTGGAATCAGGACAAGTTGTTCCAAGATCTTGATGCTGTAGAAAAGATGATCGAGATCTATGCTCGCATCAATGCAGAAAAACTTGGCCGCAGTCAAGAAGAGACGGATGCTATCATTATCGACCGCGATATCGTGGAAGAGAATATGGCAAGACTAAGTAGAATGGATCTCGAAAGCTTTCAGGATGGGGATAGAGACCTCATTATCGATTTGAAACAGCTGTTTAATAACTTGGTATATAACCCTCTCAACAAAGTTCTTGAAGAGCAAATCCACAGCCTTGGTAAAATTGCCAGCGACTTGGGAAAAGCGAATCCGATACTTCGTATCGAAGATCCTGGAATTTCTTTCACGAAGCCTGCTCAGGAGCTTATGATCAGAGTTTTTACCCATATGTTCCGTAACTCCCTGGATCACGGTATCGAGCTTCCTGATTTTCGCCAGAATCATGGCAAGGAAGCCCAAGGACAACTCAATATTAAGATGTACCTTGAGCATGGCCAATTAAAGCTGGAATACTGGGATGATGGAGCTGGACTCAACTTGCCACTTATCAAGAAAACAGCCATTCGCAAGGGGCTTATCCAAGGCAATGAAAGCTATGGTGCCCTTGAAATTGGCGAGTTCATATTCCACCCTGGTTTCTCGACCAAACGAGAGGTTTCAGAAATCTCGGGTCGAGGTGTTGGGATGGACGCCATGCGAGGCTTCCTTGAAGATCACAATGCCCAAATTGATCTTTGGATCGATGCTGCTCCGGACTCTAAAGCCCTTGGTTTCGTACCCTGCAAGTTCATTTTAACCTTGCCTGAAACCTATTTTGATATCATCAGCTCCCAAGGCAACGCTACCGCAGCTTAG
- a CDS encoding DUF4423 domain-containing protein has product MNIYVERDYRTILKQLIEEKKKIDNRASFQNLAETIRVPKSYVSKVMNGRADFSADQIFLCCHYFNLDQTESRYLDLLVEIERSALQQRKDSLAKQAEAVRKPFLNTESNIEVDSADREIESNIEDYYLNPVNLLIHQCLSIDRYRLNIALLYKDINLPPQTIDRSLQDLLRLGIVEKQGGHYKAVINNIHLSQDHKFYPVWRDQMKLLTQSSVFHTSPEENRYFSAIATFNKDGRDLLIKAFFDFINSVKSQIEPSPDDDVFQINFDFIRWTEPRS; this is encoded by the coding sequence TTGAATATCTATGTGGAACGGGATTACCGGACGATCCTAAAGCAATTGATTGAAGAAAAGAAGAAAATTGATAATCGAGCTAGTTTCCAAAACTTAGCTGAAACTATCAGGGTTCCAAAATCCTATGTGTCGAAGGTGATGAACGGCAGGGCCGATTTTAGTGCCGATCAAATCTTTCTTTGCTGCCACTATTTCAATTTAGACCAGACCGAATCCAGGTATTTGGATCTACTGGTTGAAATCGAACGGAGTGCATTGCAACAGAGAAAAGATTCCCTAGCAAAGCAGGCTGAGGCAGTTCGAAAGCCTTTTTTGAATACTGAGTCAAATATAGAAGTCGATTCCGCAGATCGCGAAATTGAGTCCAATATTGAGGATTATTACCTGAATCCAGTGAATCTTTTGATTCATCAATGCCTGTCCATTGATCGTTACCGATTGAACATTGCCCTCCTCTACAAGGATATCAATCTGCCCCCACAAACTATAGATCGCTCATTACAGGATTTGTTGAGACTAGGTATCGTGGAGAAGCAAGGAGGGCACTATAAGGCGGTTATAAATAACATTCATCTCTCCCAAGATCATAAGTTCTACCCTGTTTGGCGAGATCAAATGAAACTGCTCACCCAGTCCAGCGTTTTTCATACGTCCCCGGAAGAGAACCGATATTTTTCCGCTATTGCTACCTTCAATAAGGATGGGCGAGATCTACTCATAAAAGCGTTTTTTGATTTTATTAACTCGGTGAAAAGTCAAATTGAGCCGAGCCCCGACGATGATGTTTTCCAGATCAACTTTGACTTCATCCGGTGGACAGAACCGAGGTCCTAA
- a CDS encoding ABC transporter permease, with protein MEQVAEISLDRLMLMSLPLLAVWGLYYKLKLKHLDFSGACLRMLSQLIGIGFVLSFLFELNQPWWTLLIFAFMLSMAAWIATRPLPKRKSAFRAMAVSLLFGCVPVLFLVVGFVLPAEPWYKPNHFIPLAGMILSNAMNAVSLAADRLERELERGSADATSQAFETALIPTLNSFFAVGVVSLPGMMTGQILSGVSPLIAVRYQIVVMAMVMGASGLSVALYIWGLERARSRP; from the coding sequence ATGGAGCAGGTGGCTGAGATTTCATTGGATAGGCTTATGTTGATGAGCCTGCCTTTACTAGCAGTTTGGGGCCTTTACTATAAGTTAAAACTGAAGCACTTAGATTTTTCTGGTGCCTGCCTAAGGATGCTATCGCAGCTGATAGGAATTGGTTTCGTTCTGAGCTTTCTCTTTGAGCTGAACCAACCCTGGTGGACTCTTCTAATCTTTGCTTTCATGTTGAGCATGGCAGCATGGATCGCGACTCGGCCGTTGCCAAAACGCAAATCAGCCTTTAGGGCAATGGCTGTATCTCTCTTGTTTGGCTGCGTGCCAGTTCTATTTTTAGTTGTGGGCTTTGTGCTCCCTGCCGAACCCTGGTACAAGCCAAATCACTTTATACCTCTTGCGGGAATGATTTTGTCTAATGCCATGAATGCCGTTAGTTTGGCAGCAGACAGGCTGGAACGGGAGCTAGAACGGGGATCAGCAGATGCTACATCCCAGGCCTTCGAAACAGCGCTCATACCAACCTTAAACTCCTTCTTCGCTGTGGGCGTGGTGTCTCTGCCAGGAATGATGACCGGCCAGATTCTTTCTGGAGTCAGCCCGCTCATCGCAGTTCGATATCAGATTGTAGTCATGGCCATGGTCATGGGCGCTTCAGGTTTATCGGTCGCGCTATATATTTGGGGGTTAGAGAGGGCTAGGAGTCGTCCCTAG
- a CDS encoding Hsp20/alpha crystallin family protein, protein MVRLALRNNDLGSPWTAFSDWTREFDQIFDDMNRALAPTRMLQGNMSDLAPCDIHESENGFYLSMDLPGVSKDNINVESNNGLLTVTAERKHEASTQDSKAHRVERRIGKIQRSFRIPDGVNGEQIQASFDNGVLHLTLPKSDLAKPKKIEIGTGKSGFIRNLLGNKEDSKQDVAINS, encoded by the coding sequence ATGGTTCGCTTAGCATTACGAAACAACGATCTAGGCTCTCCCTGGACCGCCTTCTCCGACTGGACCAGAGAGTTTGATCAAATCTTCGACGACATGAATCGCGCTCTCGCTCCAACAAGAATGCTCCAGGGCAACATGTCCGATCTAGCACCTTGTGACATCCATGAGTCTGAAAATGGCTTCTATTTAAGCATGGATTTGCCAGGAGTTTCGAAAGACAACATCAATGTCGAATCTAACAACGGTTTACTAACGGTTACAGCCGAGCGCAAGCATGAGGCAAGTACCCAAGACTCTAAGGCCCATCGCGTCGAGCGACGCATTGGCAAAATACAACGATCGTTCCGCATCCCGGATGGGGTAAACGGAGAGCAAATTCAGGCAAGTTTCGATAACGGTGTGCTCCACCTGACATTGCCGAAATCTGATCTTGCCAAGCCTAAGAAGATCGAAATCGGTACCGGTAAATCAGGATTTATCCGAAACTTACTGGGAAACAAGGAGGACTCTAAGCAAGACGTGGCGATTAATTCATAA